One Candidatus Zixiibacteriota bacterium genomic window, TTCTTATTTTCTGTCCGTCCATATCAATCCTTCTAATTTTCCAAAACGGGAACCGTTAGGCAATAATTTCACCGACGACTCCGGCGCCAACTGTCCGGCCGCCCTCGCGAATCGCAAACCGCAACTCCTTCTCCATCGCAATCGGCGTGATCAACTCCACTTCCATCTGCGTGTTGTCCCCGGGCATGACCATCTCAACACCCGG contains:
- the tuf gene encoding elongation factor Tu (EF-Tu; promotes GTP-dependent binding of aminoacyl-tRNA to the A-site of ribosomes during protein biosynthesis; when the tRNA anticodon matches the mRNA codon, GTP hydrolysis results; the inactive EF-Tu-GDP leaves the ribosome and release of GDP is promoted by elongation factor Ts; many prokaryotes have two copies of the gene encoding EF-Tu): PGVEMVMPGDNTQMEVELITPIAMEKELRFAIREGGRTVGAGVVGEIIA